In Populus nigra chromosome 10, ddPopNigr1.1, whole genome shotgun sequence, the following proteins share a genomic window:
- the LOC133704802 gene encoding ribonuclease H2 subunit A, which translates to MESESTLPDWASKPCIMGIDEAGRGPVLGPMVYGCLYCARSYEKTLSTLNFADSKTLKEEKREELFEKLKANELIGWAVDVIDPRELSAKMLKKIKINLNEISHDSASGLVTRVLNMGVLLTDVYVDTVGDPEKYRIKLSERFPSIKFVVAKKADSLYPVVSGASIVAKVTRDRALRDWVLDETAENMTRNFGSGYPGDPETKSWLEKHQHSVFGFPSLVRFSWGTCTSYSKNMVEVVWESDKTEEDGSSSSSGKRQLKLSSLGVTTSKRKSEEIGSSGKSRCKFFQSRKLEQLANF; encoded by the exons ATGGAATCTGAGTCAACACTCCCCGATTGGGCATCAAAGCCTTGCATTATGGGCATAGATGAAGCTGGTCGCGGTCCAGTTCTTG GACCTATGGTGTACGGATGCTTGTACTGTGCTCGCTCTTACGAGAAAACTCTCTCTACCCTCAACTTTGcag ATTCAAAGActttaaaagaagagaaaagggaggagttatttgaaaaattaaaggctAACGAATTGATTGGGTGGGCTGTTGATGTTATTGATCCGAGGGAGCTCTCGGCTAAAATGCTTAAGAA GATCAAGATAAACCTAAATGAGATCTCGCATGATTCTGCTAGTGGCCTTGTGACTAGGGTGCTCAACATGGGAGTTCTTTTAACTGAt GTGTATGTGGATACAGTGGGAGATCCTGAGAAATATAGAATAAAACTGTCTGAAAGATTTCCTTCTATCAAGTTTGTTGTTGCAAAGAAGGCTGATAGTCTTTATCCAGTCGTGAGTGGAGCAAGTATTGTTGCGAAG GTTACAAGAGACCGGGCCTTGCGAGACTGGGTACTTGATGAAACTGCTGAAAACATGACTAGGAATTTTGGATCTGGATATCCTGGAG ATCCTGAAACCAAATCTTGGTTGGAAAAACATCAACACTCGGTATTTGGATTCCCATCATTGGTCCGCTTCAGTTGGGGTACATGCACGTCCTATTCCAAGAACATGGTTGAAGTTGTGTG GGAATCTGATAAAACGGAGGAAGATGGTTCTAGTAGTAGCAGTGGTAAGAGGCAACTAAAATTAAGCAGCCTTGGTGTCACTACATCCAAGaggaaaagtgaagaaattggaTCAAGTGGTAAAAGCCGCTGCAAGTTTTTCCAGTCCCGTAAACTTGAGCAACTTGCTAATTTCTAG